The following proteins are encoded in a genomic region of Rhodoferax aquaticus:
- the lpxA gene encoding acyl-ACP--UDP-N-acetylglucosamine O-acyltransferase: MSNIHATAVVSASAEIDSTVTVGPYSVIGPHVKIGAGTTVGPHCVIEGHTTIGVDNRIFQFSSLGAIPQDKKYAGEPCELVIGDRNTIREFCTFNIGSPGDTGITRVGNDNWLMAYVHLAHDCVVGNNTIFANNSQLAGHVHVGDWAILGGFTVVHQFVRIGAHSMTAMCTLLFADVPPYVMCQGQPAHARSMNYEGLRRRGFSAPRVGAVKAMHKALYRDDLTLEAARARIAELKDAHVESEADIEMMLAFLAQTSPQRGIVR, translated from the coding sequence GTGAGCAACATTCACGCCACCGCCGTTGTATCGGCAAGTGCTGAAATCGATTCAACGGTGACGGTCGGGCCTTACTCTGTGATTGGTCCCCACGTCAAGATAGGGGCCGGTACTACAGTGGGGCCGCATTGTGTGATCGAAGGGCACACCACCATCGGGGTTGACAACAGAATATTCCAGTTCAGTTCCTTGGGTGCAATACCGCAGGACAAAAAATACGCTGGCGAACCGTGTGAGTTGGTTATTGGTGATCGAAACACGATTCGCGAGTTTTGCACCTTCAATATTGGCTCTCCAGGTGACACTGGCATCACCCGAGTCGGCAATGACAACTGGCTTATGGCATATGTGCATTTGGCGCACGATTGTGTCGTCGGCAACAACACAATTTTTGCCAACAATTCGCAGCTGGCGGGGCACGTCCACGTAGGTGATTGGGCGATTCTTGGTGGTTTCACGGTTGTGCACCAGTTCGTGAGAATCGGCGCCCATAGCATGACCGCGATGTGCACACTTTTGTTTGCCGATGTGCCTCCCTATGTGATGTGCCAAGGCCAGCCGGCCCATGCTCGGTCAATGAACTATGAGGGTCTGCGCCGTCGCGGGTTTTCGGCGCCTCGGGTAGGCGCAGTAAAAGCTATGCATAAAGCCTTGTATCGGGATGACCTGACATTGGAGGCGGCACGTGCACGCATCGCTGAGTTGAAAGACGCTCACGTCGAGTCAGAGGCGGACATCGAGATGATGTTGGCGTTTCTTGCTCAGACATCTCCGCAGCGCGGCATTGTTCGCTAG
- the bamA gene encoding outer membrane protein assembly factor BamA, producing MELNRSFVRGLSVVISALAMLPVAEALEPFSVKDIRVEGLQRVEAGTIFASMPVRVGDTYSDEKAAAAIKSLFALGLFKDVRIEAKDGVLVVLVEERPSVAEVDFSGTKEFEKDVLKKALKDIGLGEGRPFDKALVDKAEQELKRQYISRSLYAVEVVTTITPIERNRVNLSFAVIEGETAKINSIKIVGNSTFSESTLTGLFDQDTGGWLSWYTKSNRYSRAKLNADIETLRSYYLSRGFLEFKVDSTQVAISPNKQDIDISISVTEGERFVVSKIRLAGNYLGKEEEFQALIAIKAGDAYNADQVAQTTKAFTDYFGNFGYAFARTEAVPEIDRGTNRVEITLQSEPSRRAYVRRINVAGNDRTRDEVIRREFRQLEAAWYDGEKIRQSRNRVDRLGYFKEVSLDTQEVPGSPDQVDLTVTVAEKPTGSLSLGAGVSSSDGLGLMFGFKQDNAFGSGSSLGVELNTSKVNRTIVFNTTNPYVTDDGVSRTIDLYQRNTKPYTDLDSYSIETVGTSVRYGIPITDLDTVYLGVGVDRTTIVPGTLLPAVYKDFATEFGYTSNAVPLTVGWARDSRDSALVPSTGKVIRTSGEWSVAGELRYARGTVQYQQYYPVSKKVTAAFNSDFSLGAGTNGLSYPVFKNFYSGGLGSVRGFEQGSLTTAAQRAAGLTATGGAKKVTFNAELLSPLPGGGNDRTLRMYGFVDAGGIYGADETVQLGDLRSSFGIGISWISPVGPLRLAFARPLSKFDGDKLQGIQFQIGTAF from the coding sequence ATGGAATTGAATAGGTCTTTCGTTCGGGGTTTGTCCGTTGTCATTTCGGCATTGGCGATGCTTCCTGTGGCTGAGGCACTTGAGCCTTTCTCAGTCAAGGATATTCGTGTTGAAGGGTTACAGCGGGTGGAGGCAGGAACAATTTTCGCCTCTATGCCAGTACGCGTGGGGGACACTTACAGCGATGAGAAGGCTGCGGCGGCTATAAAGTCATTGTTCGCGTTGGGCTTGTTTAAAGACGTTCGAATTGAGGCCAAGGATGGCGTTCTCGTAGTGCTAGTTGAAGAGCGCCCTAGTGTGGCTGAGGTGGATTTTTCAGGCACCAAAGAGTTTGAAAAAGACGTTTTGAAGAAGGCGTTGAAGGACATCGGCTTGGGTGAGGGCCGACCGTTTGATAAAGCTCTGGTGGATAAAGCCGAGCAAGAGCTCAAGCGTCAGTACATCAGTCGCAGTCTTTACGCTGTAGAGGTGGTTACGACCATCACTCCTATCGAGCGAAACAGAGTCAACCTGAGTTTTGCTGTGATTGAGGGAGAAACGGCAAAAATTAATTCGATCAAGATTGTGGGAAACAGCACATTCTCCGAGTCAACCTTGACGGGCCTGTTTGATCAAGACACTGGCGGTTGGTTGAGTTGGTACACCAAGTCAAATCGCTACTCAAGAGCAAAGCTAAACGCAGACATCGAAACCCTTCGCTCCTACTATTTGTCGCGTGGATTTTTGGAATTTAAGGTTGATTCGACCCAAGTCGCCATCTCGCCGAATAAGCAAGACATTGACATATCGATCAGCGTGACGGAGGGTGAGCGTTTTGTTGTTTCCAAGATTAGGCTGGCGGGAAACTACTTGGGAAAGGAGGAGGAGTTTCAGGCACTAATAGCTATCAAGGCGGGAGACGCTTACAACGCTGATCAGGTCGCGCAAACCACAAAGGCTTTTACCGATTATTTTGGAAATTTTGGATATGCGTTTGCCAGAACCGAGGCAGTTCCAGAAATTGACCGCGGCACAAATCGTGTCGAGATTACCTTGCAGTCTGAGCCGTCAAGGCGCGCGTACGTACGAAGAATAAACGTTGCAGGCAACGATAGAACGCGTGATGAAGTGATTCGGCGCGAGTTCCGTCAATTGGAGGCAGCGTGGTATGACGGTGAAAAGATACGGCAATCGCGTAACCGTGTAGATAGGCTTGGGTACTTTAAAGAGGTGTCCTTGGATACGCAGGAAGTGCCGGGGTCGCCTGATCAGGTGGACCTTACCGTGACAGTGGCTGAGAAACCCACGGGCAGTTTAAGTTTGGGAGCAGGGGTTTCTAGTAGTGATGGTTTGGGTTTGATGTTCGGATTCAAGCAGGACAATGCGTTTGGCTCAGGCAGTTCTTTGGGGGTGGAGCTCAACACAAGTAAGGTCAATCGAACTATTGTGTTCAACACTACAAATCCTTATGTCACTGACGATGGCGTATCCAGAACCATTGACCTCTACCAGCGCAACACAAAGCCTTACACCGACCTAGACAGTTACTCCATCGAAACTGTCGGCACCAGCGTAAGGTACGGCATACCTATTACCGATCTAGATACGGTCTATCTGGGTGTTGGTGTAGATAGAACCACGATCGTTCCAGGGACCTTGTTACCAGCGGTGTACAAGGATTTTGCGACGGAGTTTGGCTATACATCCAATGCGGTGCCCTTAACTGTTGGGTGGGCGCGTGACTCTCGCGACAGTGCCTTGGTTCCGAGTACAGGTAAAGTCATTCGTACTTCTGGCGAATGGAGTGTCGCTGGTGAGTTGCGGTACGCTAGAGGCACTGTGCAGTACCAGCAGTACTACCCGGTTTCGAAGAAGGTGACAGCGGCTTTTAACTCTGATTTCTCCTTGGGCGCCGGTACAAATGGCTTGTCGTACCCTGTTTTTAAGAACTTTTACTCCGGTGGTTTGGGGTCTGTGAGAGGTTTCGAGCAAGGCAGTTTAACGACTGCGGCACAGCGAGCTGCTGGTTTGACTGCAACTGGTGGCGCTAAAAAAGTCACGTTCAACGCTGAGTTGTTGTCACCGCTGCCAGGTGGGGGTAACGACCGAACTCTGAGAATGTATGGGTTTGTGGACGCTGGCGGAATCTATGGTGCTGATGAGACGGTTCAACTTGGGGACCTGCGTAGTTCCTTTGGTATAGGCATTAGTTGGATCTCTCCCGTGGGACCATTGCGTTTAGCGTTTGCCCGGCCATTGAGCAAGTTTGATGGGGATAAACTTCAGGGTATTCAGTTTCAGATTGGGACGGCCTTTTAA
- a CDS encoding OmpH family outer membrane protein — MTYFAKKCLVAMALSAAGLTAIAQDSRIAYVNTQRITTESAPAKTAQAKLEQEFSKRQKDLVDLQASLKALSDKFERDAPTLNETQRVGRQKEFADQNRDLQRKQREFQEDLNGRRNEELQQVLDKANKAVKQVADTEKYDLVIQEVVYSNTKHDITDRVLKILNTNVK; from the coding sequence ATGACATATTTTGCAAAAAAATGCTTGGTTGCGATGGCCTTGTCGGCCGCGGGTTTGACTGCAATTGCGCAAGACTCGCGTATAGCCTACGTAAATACCCAGCGAATCACCACAGAGTCTGCACCCGCAAAGACGGCGCAAGCCAAGCTTGAACAAGAGTTTTCTAAGCGTCAGAAGGATTTGGTGGACCTCCAAGCTTCGCTCAAAGCGTTGAGTGACAAGTTTGAGCGCGACGCCCCCACGTTGAACGAAACGCAAAGAGTGGGGCGCCAAAAGGAGTTTGCCGATCAAAACCGGGATCTTCAGCGCAAGCAACGCGAGTTCCAAGAAGACTTGAATGGCCGCCGCAACGAGGAATTGCAGCAAGTGTTGGACAAAGCCAATAAGGCTGTTAAACAAGTAGCAGACACTGAAAAGTACGACTTGGTGATTCAAGAGGTGGTGTACAGCAACACCAAGCACGACATCACCGATAGGGTACTTAAGATACTGAATACAAACGTAAAGTAG
- the fabZ gene encoding 3-hydroxyacyl-ACP dehydratase FabZ — MMDIHAILKQLPHRYPFLLVDRVLELDKGKTIKALKNVTMNEPFFEGHFPHRPVMPGVLMLEALAQAAALLAFDALGTSPSDDMVYYFAGIDGARFKRPVEPGDQLILDVELLRMKAGIFKFKAKATVSGELAVEAELTCAMRAIA, encoded by the coding sequence ATGATGGACATTCACGCAATTTTGAAGCAGCTGCCGCATCGCTATCCCTTTTTGTTGGTTGATCGTGTGTTGGAGTTGGACAAAGGTAAAACCATCAAGGCACTGAAAAACGTGACCATGAACGAGCCTTTTTTCGAAGGACATTTTCCTCACCGCCCAGTGATGCCTGGTGTTCTCATGCTGGAAGCACTTGCGCAGGCCGCTGCTTTGCTGGCATTTGACGCCTTGGGTACTTCCCCAAGCGATGACATGGTCTATTACTTTGCGGGCATTGATGGTGCGCGCTTCAAGCGTCCTGTTGAACCAGGAGATCAATTGATTTTGGACGTGGAGTTGCTTCGTATGAAGGCCGGTATATTTAAGTTCAAGGCTAAGGCAACCGTGTCTGGTGAGTTAGCTGTCGAAGCCGAGCTGACTTGCGCAATGCGCGCTATAGCCTAG
- the lpxD gene encoding UDP-3-O-(3-hydroxymyristoyl)glucosamine N-acyltransferase: MKSALVQEPDLASVVAALGGTLFGDSASRISGLAPLESASGSEISFLSHPKYQQQLLGSMAACVIVSPGMESVARQRGACIVVDDPYLYFAKLTQWWKRLLPCESGPKVHPTAVIHETAFVDPSASVGPLCVVERGASIGANTVLKSRVTVSEGCSLGQRCVVHPGVVIGADGFGFALTNGTWEKIEQLGGVRIGNDVEIGANTCIDRGALSDTVIEDGVKLDNLIQIGHNVHIGKHTAMAGCVGVAGSATIGAHCTVGGGGIVLGHLSLADHVNVSAATVVTRSIRKPGTYTGMFPIDDNSAWEKNAASLKQLHSLRDRIRVLEETLKTMENK; encoded by the coding sequence ATGAAGAGCGCCTTGGTTCAGGAGCCTGACTTGGCTTCTGTAGTGGCTGCATTGGGTGGGACTCTTTTTGGTGATAGTGCTTCCCGAATCTCAGGGCTGGCACCCCTCGAAAGCGCGTCAGGGAGCGAGATCAGCTTTCTTAGCCACCCGAAGTACCAGCAGCAGCTCTTGGGAAGTATGGCTGCATGCGTGATCGTTTCTCCCGGGATGGAGTCCGTAGCCCGCCAACGCGGTGCCTGCATCGTGGTTGACGACCCATACCTCTATTTCGCCAAGTTAACGCAGTGGTGGAAGCGTCTTTTGCCCTGCGAATCGGGACCCAAGGTTCATCCTACCGCGGTCATTCATGAGACCGCGTTTGTGGACCCGTCCGCCTCTGTGGGACCTTTGTGTGTTGTTGAGCGTGGTGCCTCAATTGGCGCAAACACTGTACTGAAATCACGTGTTACCGTGAGTGAAGGATGCTCTTTAGGGCAGCGCTGTGTGGTCCATCCAGGTGTTGTGATCGGTGCGGATGGGTTTGGTTTTGCATTGACCAATGGGACTTGGGAAAAAATAGAACAGTTAGGCGGCGTTCGTATTGGCAACGACGTAGAAATTGGCGCGAATACGTGCATTGATCGCGGGGCGCTGAGTGATACCGTCATTGAGGATGGCGTTAAGCTCGATAACTTGATTCAAATCGGTCACAACGTACATATTGGCAAACACACGGCCATGGCCGGTTGTGTGGGTGTTGCTGGCAGCGCCACCATTGGTGCGCATTGCACGGTGGGAGGAGGAGGGATCGTTCTGGGGCATCTGAGCTTGGCCGACCATGTCAACGTATCTGCGGCCACAGTGGTCACGCGCTCGATCCGTAAGCCCGGCACTTACACTGGCATGTTCCCCATCGATGACAACAGCGCATGGGAGAAGAATGCTGCGTCACTGAAACAATTGCACAGTCTGCGAGATCGCATTCGCGTGTTGGAAGAAACTCTGAAGACAATGGAAAACAAATGA